A single Streptomyces sp. Edi2 DNA region contains:
- a CDS encoding lytic polysaccharide monooxygenase auxiliary activity family 9 protein: protein MRKKISAAVIGLGVLGVSLLSTGSASSHGYSDAPPSRQALCANGTVKDCGAIQYEPQSVEGPKGFPAAGPADGRICSGGHENFAQLDDPRGGKWPGTKLSPGQGYTFTWRLTARHSTTDFEYFITKDGYDPGKPLTRADLEPQPFMTVPMGGARPGETVQHQGTVPTQKSGRHIILGVWNIADTGNAFYACSDVDLS from the coding sequence ATGCGCAAAAAGATCAGTGCGGCCGTGATCGGCCTCGGCGTCCTCGGTGTCTCCCTCCTCTCGACGGGCAGCGCCTCCAGTCACGGCTATAGCGATGCGCCACCCAGCCGGCAGGCGCTCTGCGCCAACGGCACCGTCAAGGACTGCGGCGCGATCCAGTACGAACCGCAGAGCGTCGAGGGCCCCAAGGGCTTCCCGGCCGCCGGCCCGGCGGACGGCAGGATCTGTTCCGGCGGGCACGAGAACTTCGCCCAGCTGGACGACCCGCGCGGCGGAAAGTGGCCCGGCACCAAGCTCTCGCCCGGGCAGGGCTACACCTTCACCTGGCGGCTGACGGCGCGCCACTCCACCACGGACTTCGAGTACTTCATCACCAAGGACGGCTACGACCCCGGTAAGCCGCTCACCCGCGCCGACCTGGAACCCCAGCCGTTCATGACGGTCCCGATGGGCGGCGCCCGGCCGGGCGAAACCGTCCAGCACCAGGGCACCGTCCCCACCCAGAAGTCCGGCCGCCACATCATCCTCGGCGTCTGGAACATCGCCGACACGGGCAACGCCTTCTACGCCTGCTCGGACGTCGACCTCTCCTGA
- a CDS encoding HAD-IIA family hydrolase yields the protein MAERKPIESWLTDMDGVLMHEGIPVPGADAFIKRLRESGKPFLVLTNNSIYTPRDLHARLNRIGLEVPWESIWTSALATAQFLDDQRPGGTAYVIGEAGLTTALHDIGYVLTDHSPDYVVLGETRTYSFEALTKAIRLINEGARFIATNPDETGPSPQGALPATGSVAALITKATGVDPYFVGKPNPLMMRHGLNVIGAHSETSAMIGDRMDTDVLAGLEAGMETFLVLTGLTRPEEVDRHPFRPSRVVDSIADLIDLV from the coding sequence GTGGCAGAGCGCAAGCCGATCGAGTCATGGCTCACCGACATGGACGGCGTCCTGATGCACGAGGGCATTCCGGTCCCCGGGGCGGACGCCTTCATCAAGCGGCTGCGGGAGTCGGGCAAGCCCTTTCTCGTGCTGACCAACAACTCCATCTACACCCCGCGTGACCTGCACGCCCGCCTGAACCGCATCGGGCTGGAGGTGCCGTGGGAGTCCATCTGGACCTCCGCGCTGGCCACCGCCCAGTTCCTGGACGACCAGCGGCCCGGCGGCACCGCGTACGTCATCGGGGAGGCGGGCCTGACCACCGCCCTGCACGACATCGGCTACGTCCTGACCGATCACTCCCCGGACTACGTCGTCCTCGGCGAGACCCGCACCTACAGCTTCGAGGCGCTGACGAAGGCGATCCGGCTGATCAACGAGGGCGCGCGGTTCATCGCCACCAACCCCGACGAGACCGGCCCCTCCCCGCAGGGCGCGCTGCCCGCGACCGGTTCGGTGGCCGCGTTGATCACCAAGGCGACGGGCGTCGATCCGTACTTCGTCGGCAAGCCCAACCCGCTGATGATGCGGCACGGCCTCAACGTCATCGGCGCCCACTCCGAGACCTCCGCGATGATCGGCGACCGGATGGACACCGATGTGCTGGCCGGACTGGAGGCGGGCATGGAGACCTTCCTCGTCCTGACCGGACTGACCCGCCCCGAGGAGGTCGACCGGCACCCGTTCCGGCCCTCCCGTGTGGTGGACTCGATCGCGGATCTGATCGACCTGGTGTGA
- a CDS encoding UTRA domain-containing protein has translation MDSVEWVTTSVPYLAPRGQGERDAWSAETAAKGRRGGQRILEAGEVAAPDEIAQALGVGRGETVVVRRRVMYLDGRPCELTDTYYPVAIARGTRLAGTAKIPGGAVTLLAELGYVGVRAQEDVGARLPSDEEAATLECAPSQPVLQLLRRTLDAQGRPLQADRMVMPAPLQRLRYDIRIG, from the coding sequence GTGGACAGCGTCGAGTGGGTCACCACGTCCGTGCCGTACCTGGCCCCACGCGGGCAGGGGGAGCGCGACGCCTGGAGTGCCGAGACCGCAGCCAAGGGGCGGCGGGGCGGGCAGCGCATCCTGGAGGCCGGGGAAGTGGCCGCGCCGGACGAGATCGCACAGGCACTGGGCGTGGGGCGAGGGGAGACCGTCGTCGTGCGGCGACGGGTCATGTATCTCGACGGCCGGCCGTGCGAGTTGACGGACACCTACTATCCGGTGGCCATCGCGCGCGGCACCCGCCTCGCCGGGACCGCGAAGATTCCGGGCGGAGCGGTCACCCTGCTCGCCGAACTCGGGTACGTCGGCGTCCGGGCACAGGAGGACGTGGGGGCGCGGCTGCCCAGTGATGAGGAGGCCGCGACGCTGGAATGTGCGCCGTCACAGCCGGTGCTGCAGTTGCTCCGGCGCACGCTCGACGCCCAGGGCCGCCCCCTCCAGGCGGACAGAATGGTCATGCCCGCACCACTGCAGCGACTGCGTTACGACATCAGGATCGGATGA
- a CDS encoding SsgA family sporulation/cell division regulator, translating into MVSTAKRTLEMQLLLGPDEAVPVAGRFSYRSDRPYEVEVAFISRGQKVATWLFARELLLAGLHDEAGEGDVRVWPFRQPGASRRVHIELSTDDSVCELSVRAIELTAWLEQTTAIVPPGHEDRYLDMDTHLARLFAGKC; encoded by the coding sequence GTGGTGTCGACAGCCAAGCGCACCCTTGAGATGCAGCTCCTCCTCGGGCCGGACGAAGCGGTTCCGGTGGCCGGCCGGTTCAGCTATCGCAGCGACCGCCCCTACGAGGTCGAGGTCGCGTTCATCAGCCGCGGCCAGAAGGTGGCCACCTGGCTGTTCGCCCGTGAGCTGCTGCTGGCGGGGTTGCACGACGAGGCAGGTGAGGGGGACGTACGGGTGTGGCCCTTCCGCCAACCGGGCGCATCACGTCGGGTGCACATCGAGCTGTCCACCGATGACAGCGTGTGTGAGCTGTCGGTGCGCGCGATCGAGCTGACCGCCTGGCTGGAGCAGACCACGGCGATCGTCCCGCCCGGCCATGAGGACCGCTATCTCGACATGGACACTCACCTGGCCCGGCTGTTCGCCGGGAAGTGCTGA
- a CDS encoding cellulose synthase catalytic subunit: MTSPPDGSRPQRPYDPSATARLRVPRQHWQRRTQRKPLPRYDYEHYSRLAGPLTRPDPDKPYKVRYRSLLADEPHRIRAALLLGAAPLVSFGLLVWLMQPSHWTERDYPAYDFLPALDVVMLVSIGLIELFRCMNVLSNAHATLVARDPVPVIPESGTRVAFLTSFVPGKEPLAMVTKTLEAAVKIRHRGLLHVWLLDEGDDPEVKEVCRRLGVHHFSRKGVPEWNQAKGPHRAKTKHGNYNAWLQAHGDAYDYFASVDTDHVPLPNYLERMLGFFRDPDVGFVIGPQVYGNYDTFVTKAAESQQFLFHALVQRAGNRYGAPMFVGTSNAVRISALKQIGGLYDSITEDMATGFEMHRHSNPQTGKKWRSVYTPDVLAVGEGPTAWTDFFTQQLRWSRGTYETILKQFWKAPFTLPAGRLFNYTMMVIFYPMSALNWILAALSCALFLGLGASGVQIDPAVWMMLYGNASALQIGLYIWNRRHNVSPHEPEGSGGVAGMVMSALSAPIYARSLFDTVLRRKSKFVVTPKGDSSSPDTLFGTFRVHLFFLLVFGGSLVASFVLGHSHPAMVTWATLAMLITAAPIIAWRLTVRGEERKRREAAAGGGAGAGAAGTGDGSGAVAPGGPAGAAPGAAAGAPDGAAPTAGRAAARDAGQSAEPSAGRPGGPDQALDQITGQGPDQGRGQDRGQTTDQADAPAVSSEQTLQIALGGRHT, from the coding sequence ATGACGTCGCCGCCTGACGGCTCCCGGCCGCAGCGCCCGTACGACCCGTCGGCCACGGCGCGCCTGCGCGTGCCACGCCAGCACTGGCAGCGGCGGACCCAGCGCAAGCCACTGCCGCGCTATGACTACGAGCACTACAGCCGGCTGGCCGGACCGCTCACCCGGCCCGACCCGGACAAGCCGTACAAGGTCCGCTACCGCTCACTGCTCGCGGACGAACCGCACCGCATACGGGCGGCCCTGCTGCTCGGCGCCGCGCCGCTGGTCTCGTTCGGCCTGCTGGTCTGGCTGATGCAGCCGAGCCACTGGACCGAACGCGACTACCCCGCCTACGACTTCCTGCCGGCGCTGGACGTCGTCATGCTGGTCTCGATCGGGCTGATCGAGTTGTTCCGGTGCATGAATGTGCTGTCCAACGCGCATGCCACCCTGGTCGCCCGCGACCCCGTCCCGGTCATACCCGAGAGCGGCACCCGCGTCGCCTTCCTCACCTCGTTCGTGCCGGGCAAGGAACCCCTCGCCATGGTGACGAAGACGCTGGAGGCGGCGGTCAAGATCCGCCACCGCGGTCTGCTGCACGTCTGGCTGCTGGACGAGGGCGACGACCCCGAGGTCAAGGAAGTCTGCCGGCGCCTGGGCGTCCATCACTTCAGCCGCAAGGGCGTCCCGGAGTGGAACCAGGCCAAGGGCCCGCACCGCGCCAAGACCAAGCACGGCAACTACAACGCCTGGCTGCAGGCGCACGGCGACGCCTATGACTACTTCGCCTCCGTCGACACCGACCACGTGCCGCTGCCCAACTACCTGGAGCGGATGCTGGGCTTCTTCCGCGACCCGGACGTGGGGTTCGTCATCGGCCCCCAGGTCTACGGCAATTACGACACCTTCGTCACCAAGGCAGCCGAGTCGCAGCAGTTCCTCTTCCATGCGCTGGTCCAGCGGGCCGGCAACCGTTACGGCGCCCCGATGTTCGTCGGCACGTCCAACGCCGTACGCATCAGCGCGCTGAAGCAGATCGGCGGGCTGTACGACTCGATCACCGAGGACATGGCGACCGGCTTCGAGATGCACCGGCACAGCAACCCGCAGACCGGGAAGAAGTGGCGCTCCGTCTACACCCCGGACGTGCTCGCGGTCGGCGAGGGGCCCACGGCCTGGACCGACTTCTTCACCCAGCAGCTGCGCTGGTCGCGCGGGACGTACGAGACGATCCTCAAGCAGTTCTGGAAGGCGCCGTTCACGCTGCCGGCGGGCCGGCTCTTCAACTACACCATGATGGTGATCTTCTACCCGATGTCGGCGCTGAACTGGATCCTGGCGGCGCTCAGTTGTGCGCTGTTCCTGGGCCTGGGTGCCTCGGGTGTGCAGATCGATCCCGCGGTGTGGATGATGCTCTACGGCAATGCCTCGGCGCTGCAGATCGGCCTGTACATCTGGAACCGGCGGCACAATGTCTCGCCGCACGAGCCGGAGGGCTCCGGCGGGGTCGCCGGCATGGTGATGTCCGCGCTGTCCGCGCCGATCTACGCCCGGTCGCTATTCGATACGGTGCTGCGCCGCAAGAGCAAGTTCGTGGTCACGCCGAAGGGCGACTCGTCCAGCCCGGACACGCTCTTCGGGACATTCCGGGTGCACCTGTTCTTCCTGCTCGTCTTCGGGGGCTCGCTGGTCGCCTCGTTCGTGCTCGGGCACAGCCATCCGGCGATGGTCACCTGGGCCACGCTCGCGATGCTGATCACCGCCGCGCCGATCATCGCCTGGCGGCTGACCGTACGGGGTGAGGAGCGGAAGCGGAGGGAGGCGGCTGCCGGGGGTGGCGCAGGTGCGGGTGCCGCCGGTACCGGCGACGGTTCGGGTGCCGTCGCTCCGGGTGGCCCCGCCGGTGCCGCGCCCGGCGCCGCGGCCGGTGCCCCGGACGGTGCGGCGCCGACCGCCGGCCGGGCCGCCGCTCGGGACGCCGGCCAGTCGGCCGAGCCGTCCGCCGGCCGGCCTGGGGGTCCTGACCAGGCCCTCGACCAGATCACCGGCCAGGGCCCCGACCAGGGCCGTGGCCAGGACCGTGGTCAGACCACTGATCAGGCCGACGCCCCGGCCGTCAGCTCCGAACAGACTCTGCAGATCGCCCTTGGGGGACGTCACACATGA
- a CDS encoding kelch motif-containing protein: MKYRPNRRTRRVAIAAAVVLALAAMNGPALYGFASEQYHQYKINKPEYKAANGHWDVVNVPDKYRINTIHAALLHTGKVLLVAGSGNNAANFKAKSFRTVLWDPEKNTFKNIPTPKDLFCSGHTQLPDGKLLVAGGTQRYEKLNGDVKKAGGLMIIYNEDPDAPKTFPAGTLFTGKQNGKTFASKDPVVVPRAKKKTDPATGKVSVVHSESRVYVEALKDGRSHSTGSQDNYRIHGLTGAAAHNFYGIAQKLSFDKKDFQGIKDSFEFDPVAERYIPVNPMNEARWYPTLTTLQDGKVLSVSGLDEIGQVVPGKQEVYDPKTKKWTYLPKRRFFPTYPALFLTDQGRIFYTGSNAGYGPDNIGRTPGIWDLKSNKFQVVPGMSDPKILETSMSVLLPPAQEQRYMVLGGGGVGEDPKSTDKTRIVDLHAPSPRFKDGPPLYAKARYPSSVIMPDDTVLTTNGSGDYRGRSDSNILKAELYNPATNSARQVADPLVGRNYHSGALLLPDGRVMTFGSDSLYADKDNTKPGVFQQQIDLYTPPYLYRKSRPELTEKGPKTVSLGSSATFGSPHAAGIKKMRLMRPGSFTHVTNVEQRSIALDFTVAKGGDGVTVTLPKDPSLVPPGWYMLNAVDGHGTPSKAVWVKVPETRGQGG; this comes from the coding sequence ATGAAGTACCGTCCGAACCGTCGCACCCGCCGAGTGGCGATAGCGGCGGCGGTGGTGCTCGCGCTCGCCGCGATGAACGGGCCGGCCCTCTACGGCTTCGCCTCGGAGCAGTACCACCAGTACAAGATCAACAAGCCCGAGTACAAGGCGGCGAACGGCCACTGGGACGTCGTCAACGTCCCCGACAAGTACCGCATCAACACCATCCACGCGGCCCTGCTGCACACCGGGAAGGTGCTGCTGGTCGCCGGCTCCGGCAACAACGCGGCCAACTTCAAGGCCAAGTCGTTCCGTACGGTCCTGTGGGATCCGGAGAAGAACACCTTCAAGAACATCCCCACGCCCAAGGACCTCTTCTGCTCCGGGCACACCCAGCTGCCCGACGGCAAGCTGCTGGTGGCCGGCGGGACCCAGCGCTACGAGAAGCTGAACGGCGATGTGAAGAAGGCCGGCGGCCTCATGATCATCTACAACGAGGACCCGGACGCCCCGAAGACCTTCCCGGCCGGCACGCTCTTCACCGGCAAGCAGAACGGCAAGACCTTCGCCTCCAAGGACCCGGTCGTGGTGCCGCGGGCGAAGAAGAAGACCGACCCGGCCACCGGCAAGGTCAGCGTGGTGCACAGCGAGTCCCGGGTCTATGTCGAGGCCCTCAAGGACGGCCGCAGCCACTCCACCGGCTCCCAGGACAATTACCGGATCCACGGCCTGACGGGCGCGGCTGCCCACAACTTCTACGGCATCGCGCAGAAGTTGTCCTTCGACAAGAAGGACTTCCAGGGGATCAAGGACTCGTTCGAGTTCGACCCGGTGGCCGAGCGCTACATACCCGTCAACCCGATGAACGAGGCCCGCTGGTATCCGACGCTCACCACGTTGCAGGACGGCAAGGTCCTCTCCGTCTCCGGGCTGGACGAGATCGGGCAGGTGGTCCCCGGCAAGCAGGAGGTCTACGACCCGAAGACGAAGAAGTGGACCTACCTGCCCAAGCGGCGCTTCTTCCCGACCTACCCGGCACTCTTCCTCACCGACCAGGGCCGGATCTTCTACACCGGCTCCAACGCCGGCTACGGTCCGGACAACATCGGCCGCACCCCCGGCATCTGGGACCTGAAGTCCAACAAGTTCCAGGTCGTGCCCGGGATGAGCGATCCGAAGATCCTGGAGACCTCGATGTCGGTGCTGCTGCCGCCGGCCCAGGAGCAGCGGTACATGGTGCTGGGGGGCGGCGGGGTCGGCGAGGACCCGAAGTCCACGGACAAGACCCGCATCGTGGATCTGCACGCCCCGTCGCCGCGCTTCAAGGACGGTCCTCCGCTGTATGCGAAGGCCCGGTACCCGAGCAGCGTGATCATGCCGGACGACACGGTGCTGACCACGAACGGCTCCGGTGACTACCGGGGCCGCAGCGACTCCAACATCCTCAAGGCGGAGCTGTACAACCCGGCGACCAACTCCGCCCGCCAGGTGGCCGACCCGCTGGTGGGACGCAACTACCACTCCGGTGCGCTGCTGCTGCCCGACGGCCGGGTGATGACCTTCGGCTCGGACTCCCTCTACGCCGACAAGGACAACACCAAGCCGGGCGTCTTCCAGCAGCAGATCGACCTCTACACCCCGCCGTACCTCTACCGGAAGTCGCGCCCCGAGCTGACGGAGAAGGGGCCGAAGACGGTCTCCCTCGGCAGCAGCGCGACCTTCGGCTCCCCGCACGCCGCCGGCATCAAGAAGATGCGGCTGATGCGGCCCGGCTCGTTCACCCATGTCACCAATGTCGAACAGCGCTCGATCGCACTGGACTTCACGGTGGCCAAGGGCGGGGACGGAGTGACGGTCACCCTGCCCAAGGACCCGTCGCTGGTGCCGCCCGGGTGGTACATGCTGAACGCGGTGGACGGGCACGGCACCCCGTCGAAGGCGGTGTGGGTGAAGGTGCCGGAGACGCGGGGGCAGGGAGGGTGA
- a CDS encoding AMP-binding protein has translation MAANGTSSGQERSGAATVAELVQAQWGDHRVGAKYEDLVLTHHELAGGAAARAALLGELLPRGAEPHLGVLLGNVPEYPLWLSAAALAGAAVVGINPTRRGPELARDISHTDCALLITERALLPLLAGLDLPVPPGRILVVDDPAYRDLLGPHEGTTPGEIAAGGRGHGATRTPDPASRMLLYFTSGSTGAPKAALCTQGRLAAAGHSLARRFEVRRDDVHYLCMPMFHGNAVIAGWAPALAGGAAVALRHRFSASAFLPDVRRYGATYFTYVGRAVQYLLATPPAPDDRDHTLRCGFGTEAGAVDAARFAERFGVRLTEGYGSSEGGAAIQCTPDTPPGAIGRAAPGDDLAVVDPETGAELPRARLDPAGRLLNGNEATGELVNRGRSSFEGYWRNPEATAARTRGRGEDRVGAGWYWTGDLFFRDTEEFFHFAGRTDDRLRVDSENLAAAMIENILARYAPAAGVAVYAVPDPVAGDQAMAALALRDGAVFDPDDFVAFLAAQPDLGTKMAPRFVRTMDALPVTATHKVHRSALRRTGFRCPEPVWWSPFARFAPVMPLTPVAPAIPVGPVVPAGPAVPAGTTYRRFTAADRAALLTLYRDHDRIHLLDR, from the coding sequence ATGGCAGCCAACGGCACCAGCAGCGGTCAGGAACGTTCCGGCGCCGCCACCGTCGCGGAGCTCGTCCAGGCGCAGTGGGGTGATCACCGGGTGGGGGCGAAGTACGAGGATCTGGTGCTCACCCATCACGAGCTGGCGGGCGGCGCCGCCGCACGGGCGGCACTGCTGGGGGAGCTGCTGCCGCGCGGTGCCGAGCCGCACCTCGGGGTGCTGCTCGGCAATGTGCCCGAGTATCCGCTGTGGCTGAGCGCGGCGGCGCTCGCCGGGGCCGCGGTCGTGGGGATCAATCCCACCCGCCGCGGGCCGGAACTCGCGCGCGACATCAGCCATACCGACTGCGCGCTGCTGATCACCGAACGCGCCCTGCTGCCACTGCTCGCCGGCCTGGACCTCCCCGTCCCGCCCGGGCGGATCCTCGTCGTGGACGACCCGGCCTACCGGGACCTGCTCGGACCGCACGAGGGTACGACACCCGGCGAGATCGCGGCCGGCGGACGCGGGCACGGCGCCACCCGCACCCCGGACCCCGCCTCCCGGATGCTGCTCTACTTCACCTCCGGCTCCACCGGCGCGCCCAAGGCCGCCCTGTGCACCCAGGGCCGGCTGGCCGCCGCCGGACACTCGCTGGCCAGGCGTTTCGAGGTGCGCCGGGATGACGTCCACTACCTCTGTATGCCGATGTTCCACGGCAATGCCGTGATCGCCGGCTGGGCCCCGGCGCTCGCCGGCGGGGCCGCCGTGGCGCTGCGCCACCGCTTCTCGGCCTCCGCCTTCCTCCCCGATGTGCGCCGCTACGGGGCCACCTATTTCACCTACGTCGGCCGGGCCGTGCAGTACCTGCTCGCCACCCCGCCCGCCCCCGACGACCGGGACCACACGCTGCGCTGCGGCTTCGGCACCGAGGCAGGCGCCGTCGACGCCGCCCGCTTCGCCGAACGGTTCGGCGTCCGCCTGACCGAGGGGTACGGCTCCTCCGAGGGCGGCGCGGCGATCCAGTGCACCCCGGACACCCCGCCCGGCGCCATCGGCCGGGCGGCCCCCGGAGACGATCTCGCCGTCGTCGATCCGGAGACCGGTGCCGAGCTGCCGCGCGCCCGCCTCGATCCGGCGGGCCGGCTGCTGAACGGGAACGAGGCGACAGGGGAGCTGGTCAACCGCGGCCGCAGCTCCTTCGAGGGCTACTGGCGCAACCCCGAGGCGACCGCCGCCCGCACCCGCGGCCGGGGCGAAGACCGGGTCGGCGCGGGCTGGTACTGGACCGGCGACCTCTTCTTCCGCGACACCGAGGAGTTCTTCCATTTCGCCGGGCGCACGGACGACCGGCTGCGCGTCGACAGCGAGAATCTGGCCGCCGCGATGATCGAGAACATCCTCGCCCGGTACGCCCCGGCCGCCGGCGTGGCCGTGTACGCGGTACCCGACCCGGTCGCGGGGGACCAGGCCATGGCGGCCCTGGCGCTGCGGGACGGCGCCGTGTTCGACCCGGACGACTTCGTGGCCTTCCTCGCCGCCCAGCCCGATCTCGGGACGAAGATGGCCCCCCGGTTCGTACGGACCATGGACGCGCTGCCGGTGACCGCCACCCACAAGGTGCACCGGTCCGCCCTGCGACGGACCGGGTTCCGCTGCCCGGAGCCGGTCTGGTGGTCCCCGTTCGCCCGGTTCGCCCCGGTCATGCCGCTCACCCCGGTCGCCCCGGCCATCCCGGTCGGCCCCGTCGTTCCGGCCGGCCCCGCCGTTCCGGCCGGAACCACATACCGCCGGTTCACCGCCGCGGACCGGGCCGCACTGCTGACGCTGTACCGCGACCACGACCGGATCCACCTCCTGGACCGGTGA
- a CDS encoding IclR family transcriptional regulator C-terminal domain-containing protein codes for MALKPEPTAPFHSVQYALRVLETISRHTNGVTDAQIARETGLSPGQLAHMLSMLRREGYVEQVTDGAYVVGESLLLLGAGGDRNQALRDKLQLTLDHLRDSVGAAVYISRYIDGEVKILHYADGPLAPKVNEWAEFHRTAHASAVGKCLLAQLDHDGRKDHLSRHKTARLTSRTITNEKVLFHKLDSQPPTVPVLDLQEYAVGTVCAAVPITAGATVGCLALSMPLEHAHRLRQAADTLNRQAAPVLLSLAI; via the coding sequence GTGGCGCTGAAGCCCGAGCCGACCGCGCCGTTCCATTCGGTGCAGTACGCCCTTCGCGTGCTCGAAACGATCTCCAGGCACACCAACGGTGTGACCGATGCGCAGATCGCCCGCGAAACGGGGCTGTCCCCGGGCCAGCTCGCCCACATGCTGTCGATGCTCCGGCGCGAGGGCTACGTCGAGCAGGTCACCGACGGCGCTTACGTCGTAGGGGAATCGCTCCTGCTCCTGGGAGCGGGCGGCGACCGCAACCAGGCACTGCGCGACAAGCTGCAGCTCACCCTCGACCACCTGCGCGACTCGGTCGGCGCGGCGGTCTACATCAGCCGGTACATCGACGGCGAGGTGAAGATCCTCCACTACGCCGACGGACCGCTGGCCCCCAAGGTCAACGAGTGGGCCGAATTCCACCGCACGGCGCACGCCAGCGCGGTCGGCAAATGCCTGCTGGCGCAGCTCGACCACGACGGGCGCAAGGATCACCTCTCACGCCACAAGACCGCCCGGCTCACCTCCCGGACGATCACCAACGAGAAGGTCCTGTTCCACAAGCTCGACAGCCAGCCGCCCACGGTCCCGGTCCTCGATCTCCAGGAGTATGCCGTCGGCACGGTCTGCGCGGCCGTACCGATCACCGCCGGTGCGACGGTCGGCTGCCTCGCCCTCTCGATGCCGCTGGAGCACGCCCACCGCCTGCGCCAGGCTGCCGACACCCTCAACCGCCAGGCCGCGCCGGTACTGCTGTCGCTGGCGATCTGA
- a CDS encoding glycoside hydrolase family 6 protein: MYGDLRRTAAIGPPGGPCDGRRRTAQAGAASTRAAVGALALLLLAGCSSSGDNDGSVPGKPGQRPKAVAPFWVNPDSKAARQVSDYGSDGKAADARLANKIAAQPVAEWIGIDDPEGEARGFTQAAAKADREALLVLYNIPHRDCGRYSQGGAADGNAYRAWLDGVLKGIGDRPTTVILEPDALPHIADKCTPQQFHEERYALLTEAVGKLKAQPHTKVYLDAGNPHWIKDPGQMVEPLKRAGIDRADGFALNISNYQTTAENTKYGKRLSDMVGGKPFVIDTSRNGNGPAPGGDDPENWCNPPGRALGTPPTTKTGDPRIAAYLWIKRPGESDGTCKGGPKAGTWWPKYALGLARSAE; this comes from the coding sequence ATGTACGGCGATCTGCGACGGACGGCCGCTATCGGTCCGCCCGGCGGGCCCTGCGACGGCCGGCGGCGGACCGCACAGGCCGGGGCGGCATCGACAAGGGCGGCGGTGGGGGCACTGGCGCTGCTGCTGCTCGCCGGCTGCTCCTCGTCCGGTGACAACGACGGCAGCGTTCCGGGTAAACCGGGCCAACGCCCCAAGGCCGTCGCCCCGTTCTGGGTCAACCCGGACAGCAAGGCGGCCCGCCAGGTATCCGACTACGGCAGCGACGGCAAGGCCGCGGACGCCCGCCTGGCCAACAAGATCGCGGCGCAGCCGGTCGCGGAGTGGATAGGCATCGACGACCCGGAGGGGGAGGCGCGCGGCTTCACCCAGGCCGCCGCCAAGGCCGACCGCGAGGCGCTGCTCGTTCTCTACAACATCCCGCACCGCGACTGCGGGCGTTACTCCCAGGGCGGTGCGGCCGACGGCAACGCCTACCGGGCCTGGCTGGACGGCGTGCTCAAGGGCATCGGCGACCGCCCCACCACCGTCATCCTGGAGCCCGACGCGCTGCCGCACATCGCGGACAAGTGCACCCCGCAGCAGTTCCACGAGGAGCGCTACGCCCTGCTGACGGAAGCGGTCGGCAAGCTCAAGGCACAGCCCCACACCAAGGTCTATCTGGATGCCGGCAATCCCCACTGGATCAAGGACCCGGGCCAGATGGTCGAACCCCTCAAGCGGGCCGGCATCGACCGCGCCGACGGCTTCGCGCTGAACATCTCCAACTACCAGACCACCGCGGAGAACACGAAGTACGGCAAGCGGCTGTCCGACATGGTCGGCGGCAAGCCCTTCGTCATCGACACCAGCCGCAACGGCAACGGTCCGGCCCCCGGCGGCGACGACCCGGAGAACTGGTGCAACCCGCCCGGCCGCGCCCTGGGCACCCCGCCGACCACCAAGACCGGCGATCCCCGAATAGCCGCCTACCTGTGGATCAAACGCCCGGGGGAGTCGGACGGCACCTGCAAGGGCGGCCCCAAGGCGGGTACTTGGTGGCCCAAGTACGCCCTGGGACTGGCACGCAGCGCCGAATAG